In Aegilops tauschii subsp. strangulata cultivar AL8/78 chromosome 3, Aet v6.0, whole genome shotgun sequence, one genomic interval encodes:
- the LOC109739458 gene encoding probable galactinol--sucrose galactosyltransferase 2: MTVTPQITVSDGRLAVRGRTVLSGVPDNVTAAHASGAGLVDGAFVGATAGEAKSHHVFTFGTLRDCRFMCLFRFKLWWMTQRMGTSGRDVPLETQFILIEVPAAAGNDDGDSEPVYLVMLPLLEGQFRTVLQGNDQDQLQICIESGDKAVQTEQGMNSVYIHAGTNPFDTITQAVKAVEKHMQTFHHREKKKVPSFVDWFGWCTWDAFYTDVTADGVKQGLRSLAEGGAPPRFLIIDDGWQQIGSENKEDPSVAVQEGAQFASRLTGIKENTKFQSEQQEETPGLKRLVEETKKEHGVKSVYVWHAMAGYWGGVKPSAAGMEHYESALAYPVQSPGVTGNQPDIVMDSLSVLGLGLVHPRKVYSFYDELHAYLAACGVDGVKVDVQNIVETLGAGHGGRVALTRAYHRALEASVARNFPDNGCISCMCHNTDMLYSAKQTAVVRASDDFYPRDPASHTVHISSVAYNTLFLGEFMQPDWDMFHSLHPAAEYHGAARAIGGCPIYVSDKPGNHNFDLLKKLVLPDGSVLRAQLPGRPTRDCLFSDPARDGASLLKIWNMNKCAGVVGVFNCQGAGWCRVVKKTRIHDEAPGTLTGSVRAEDVEGITQATGTDDCTGDAVVYTHRAGELVRLPRGATLPVTLKRLEYELFHVCPVRAVAPDISFAPIGLLHMFNAGGAVEECVVRTNEDDKAVVALRVRGCGRFGAYCSRRPAKCSLDSADVEFGYDADTGLVTVDVPVPEEEMYRWTLEIRV; this comes from the exons ATGACGGTGACACCGCAGATCACGGTGAGCGACGGGAGGCTGGCGGTGCGCGGCCGGACGGTGCTCTCCGGCGTGCCGGACAACGTTACCGCGGCGCACGCTTCCGGGGCCGGGCTCGTCGACGGGGCCTTCGTCGGCGCCACGGCCGGCGAGGCCAAGAGCCACCACGTCTTCACCTTCGGGACTCTCCG CGACTGCCGATTCATGTGCCTGTTCCGGTTCAAGCTGTGGTGGATGACGCAGCGGATGGGCACCTCCGGCCGCGACGTCCCGCTGGAGACCCAATTCATCCTCATCGAGGTCCCTGCCGCCGCCGGCAACGACGACGGCGACAGCGAGCCGGTGTACCTGGTGATGCTGCCGCTGCTGGAGGGGCAGTTCCGAACGGTGCTCCAGGGCAACGACCAAGACCAGCTCCAGATCTGCATCGAGAGCG GGGACAAAGCGGTGCAGACGGAGCAGGGCATGAACAGCGTGTACATCCACGCCGGCACCAACCCCTTCGACACCATCACCCAGGCCGTCAA GGCCGTTGAGAAGCACATGCAGACGTTCCACCACAGGGAGAAGAAAAAG GTGCCGTCGTTTGTGGACTGGTTCGGGTGGTGCACGTGGGACGCCTTCTACACGGACGTGACGGCCGACGGCGTCAAGCAGGGGCTCCGCAGCCTGGCGGAGGGTGGCGCGCCGCCGCGGTTCCTCATCATTGACGACGGCTGGCAGCAGATCGGCAGCGAGAACAAGGAAGACCCGAGCGTCGCCGTCCAGGAAGGGGCGCAGTTCGCGAGCAGGCTCACCGGCATCAAGGAGAACACCAAGTTCCAGAgcgagcagcaggaggagaccccGGGGCTGAAGCGGCTGGTGGAGGAGACCAAGAAGGAGCACGGCGTCAAGAGCGTCTACGTCTGGCACGCCATGGCCGGCTACTGGGGCGGCGTCAAGCCGTCGGCGGCCGGGATGGAGCACTACGAGTCCGCGCTGGCCTACCCGGTGCAGTCGCCGGGCGTCACCGGCAACCAGCCCGACATCGTCATGGACTCGCTCTCCGTGCTCGGCCTCGGCCTCGTGCACCCGCGCAAGGTCTACAGCTTCTACGACGAGCTCCACGCCTACCTGGCCGCCTGCGGCGTCGACGGCGTCAAGGTGGACGTGCAGAACATCGTGGAGACCCTCGGCGCCGGCCACGGCGGCCGCGTCGCGCTCACACGCGCCTACCACCGCGCGCTCGAGGCCTCCGTCGCCCGCAACTTCCCCGACAACGGATGCATCTCCTGCATGTGCCACAACACCGACATGCTCTACAGCGCCAAGCAGACCGCCGTCGTGCGCGCCTCCGACGACTTCTACCCGCGCGACCCGGCGTCGCACACCGTCCACATCTCCTCCGTCGCTTACAACACGCTCTTCCTCGGCGAGTTCATGCAGCCCGACTGGGACATGTTCCAT AGCCTGCACCCGGCGGCGGAGTACCACGGCGCGGCGAGGGCCATCGGCGGCTGCCCCATTTATGTCAGCGACAAGCCAGGGAACCACAACTTCGACCTTCTCAAGAAGCTGGTGCTCCCCGACGGCTCCGTGCTCCGCGCACAGCTCCCCGGCAGGCCCACGCGCGACTGCCTCTTCTCCGACCCGGCGCGCGACGGTGCCAG CTTGCTCAAGATATGGAACATGAACAAGTGCGCCGGCGTGGTGGGGGTGTTCAACTGCCAGGGCGCGGGGTGGTGTCGCGTCGTCAAAAAGACAAGGATCCACGACGAGGCGCCCGGGACGCTCACCGGCTCGGTGCGCGCCGAGGACGTGGAGGGCATCACCCAGGCCACCGGCACCGACGACTGCACCGGCGACGCCGTGGTGTACACGCACCGGGCGGGGGAGCTCGTGCGGCTGCCCCGGGGCGCCACCCTGCCGGTGACGCTCAAGAGGCTCGAATACGAGCTGTTCCACGTGTGCCCCGTCCGCGCCGTGGCGCCGGACATCTCGTTCGCGCCCATCGGGTTGCTCCACATGTTCAATGCCGGCGGTGCCGTCGAGGAGTGCGTCGTCAGGACGAACGAGGACGACAAGGCCGTTGTGGCGCTCAGGGTGCGCGGCTGCGGCCGGTTCGGCGCCTACTGCTCGCGGAGGCCGGCGAAATGCTCCCTCGACTCGGCTGACGTGGAGTTCGGCTACGACGCCGACACGGGGCTCGTCACGGTCGACGTGCCGGTCCCGGAGGAGGAGATGTACCGGTGGACGCTGGAGATTCGGGTCTAG